The genomic DNA GACTTTTTGATCTTTTGCAGTAAGTTGTAGAGATTATCCATATTTAACTCACTAAATTTCTAGGTTAAAAGTAAGTTTCTGTGATTTGAAACTCTAATCCTGCATCTAAAATAGGTGAATAGAGATTCTGTATCCAGTTTAATCGGGTAATGCCTTTATGATGAATATTGTCAAAAACAATTTCTATGTCATTCTTACTTTTCAAAGCATTTTCAATAACTCTTCTGGCAACATTGCCGGTATTAAAGACTCTACAAAATCAGATCTATTTCGTGTTACGATTATTTCTAAACCTGCGGCCATTGCTGCTGCACTTGTCACCGCATCTTCAAAATCTTTAATTGGACTTTGCAAAGCTTGATGAATTACTTCATCTGTAACGCTGGCAATTTGAATATGTTGCAATAAATTTTCTATTAATTTACGTGCTGCTTCGCTACCAATTTGGCGGCGTAAAATATAAAATATATTGGTAACAGCGTGTCCTGAAACAAAGCCTTGCACCTGTCTTTTCATTACTGTATTTAGTGCTTGTGCTGAGGCAATAACAAATGGTTGACGCTGTGCTAAAATATCCAGCAAAACATCGCTGTCAAATAATACTCGTTTCAACTATATTTCTCCTCTAGGTAATTAACATAACTTTCCTCTGGATTTTCTGATTCTAAGCTAATTACACCTATTAGGCTTTGTGTCCAGGGGTCAAGTTCAGATAAGGTTTCTAGGGTGGGTTGAGGAGAAATAGAGGATAGGGTTTCTTGTTGAATTGATGCTAGTACGGTTTGCACAAGATTCCAGCGTTCTTTGATTGGTAATTTTAATACCTGTTCTTGCAATTGTTGTAATTCAATCATTACTTTGCTGTTAATTCTATCATTCACTATGTTAACAGATAGTTGATTTAGTTCGGGTGATAATTCTGGTGGTGAGGTGAATGTTTGCAGGTGTATCTGTGATGGTTCTATTGTCTTCTCTTATTTACATGATAGTTGGTGATGGTTGGGTGAGATAATGTAAACAGATACAGAGTTTTTAGGTTTTAATAAGTGCGTTTAATTAACCCTAACAAATAATTTAAAATCAAGTAAATGATTTAGTTATAAATCTCTCTCCGATGTCCAATTCTATCAATAAAAATAATTCTTTTCTCTGCGTCAAATTCATAAATTACTCGATAATCTCCAACTCTCAGTTTAAAGAAACCTGATAAGTCAGCAGTCAGGGGTTGCGGTGTAATTTGGTCGAAATTTTCAGCTAACCAATTAATTTTATTAAATATTCTTTGACAAACCGATTTTGTCAATTTTTCTAGGTCTGCTAGTGCTTCTGGTTCATACTCAACTAGGTAATTCATCTGTTTTCTAAACCTAGTCTTTGCATAACTTCTGCTGTGGAAATACCTCTAACACCTGTTTCTCTACGTTTCTTAATGGTTAATAGTTCTTGTTTGAAATTCTCTTTGATGCTTTGATTTGTATCTGGATCTATTAGCATTTCTTCTATGGTTTCTCTAACTGTTTCTCGAATCAGGTCTTTTAGTTGATCAATGGTAAGATTATTAACTTGCATACTGGTGATCTTGTGAAAAGGCTTGTTTACTAATTTTAGCCTATCGGTAGGAGGTTTGATTTAGTTCGGGTGATAATTCCCAGGTGAGGTGAATGTTTGCAGGTGTATCTGTGATGGTTCTATTGTCTTCTCTTATTTATATGATAGCTTGTGATATTTGGGTGAGATGATGTGAACAGATACAGGGTTTTTTGGTTATAATAAGTGAGTGATATGATAAAATAAAAAAGCAGAGCAGTAAATATTAATTTATCCTCAAGGGCAAATCAAATGACTGTTGAAGAAATAATTATAGATAAGGTAAAAATATTACCTCCTGATAAACAACAAGAGGCGTTAGATTTTGTAGAATTTTTATTAGCTAAAATGCAAAAACAAGGGTTATCTAATCAAACTAAAAAATCAGGAATTTCGGCTTTAGCTATGGCTCAAGAATACGTTGGTTGTGTGGAAGCAGCCGATGATTTATCTACTAATAAAGATTATATGGATGGTTACGGTGCATGATGAGGAGATGTGTTTTACTAGATACGGGTCCATTGGTGGCTGTAATTAATCGTCGTGATCAGTTTCATGGTTGGGTAACATCACAATGGGATAATATTGAGCCTCCTTTATTAACTTGTGAAGCTGTAATTTCTGAGGCTTGTTTTTTGTTGCGAAATGTTTATGGTGGTCAAGATGCTGTGATAAGTTTGGTGAAGAATGGAGTTATTAAAGTACCTTTTAATTTGGATGATGAAGCGCTAATTATTGGTGAACTTCTCAAGATTTATCAATCTGTTCCGATGTCTTTAGCAGATGCTTGTTTGGTGCGTATGTCTGAACTTTATAATGATAGTTTTTTATTAACTTTTGATAGTGATTTTCTGATTTATCGGCGCAATAAAAATCAAGTTATTCCGGCAATTATGCCACAATAGGGCGTTTGATTTAGTTCGGGTGATAATTCTCAGGTGAGGTGAATATTTTCAGATGTATCTGTGATGGTTCTATTGTCTTCTCTTATTTACATGATAGTTGGTGATGATTGGGTGAAATGATGTGAACAGATACAGGGTTTTTGGATTGTAATTTAGTGTTATTAATGGTGGGTATGGTTGGGTTTCTTGGTGTCAAATAACCTACTTGCTAAACGGTTACGAGTTAAGTAAGTTTGAGCGGCTTTCTAGAGCGATTAACACGGACGGGATGGAAAAGCTGCGTAGGTTGTCTTGACTTAGGATTAACTAATATGGTAAGGATTAAAATCATAAAATACAAGAAATATACACAATGACTTTTAGTGCATCGTCTAACTTTAATCATGGCTATCCCACACCAGGTCCACAAAGTCCCAGTGGACAGAAAGTAATGGATCATGTTTTCTTCGTATCGGAAACAGAATGGAAGAAAGTCCGGGAAGAAATGCAATTTGATTACATTATTATTGGTAGTGGTTTTTGTGCCTATGCCTTTGCAGAACGTATTCTCAAACACGATCCTCACAAAAATATTCTGATTATTGAACGTGGGGGTTTCTTTTTACCAGAACATTTCCAAAACCTACCATTACCCTATCAAAAAACATTAGGTGGTTTATCAGAAACCTTCCCTTGGACATTATCTGAAAAGACCCATAATGCCAAATATATTAGGTGGCAGCATGGAATAGTTCCTTTTTTTGGTGGTCGTTCCACCCTATGGAGTGCTTGGTGTCCCCAACCATCCGACGCAGAAATGGCAGGTTGGCCAGACATAACCAAACAAGCAGTACACAAAAATTTCGACTCAGCGAAAAAACTCCTAAATGTTGTTTCAGCTAATGAAATTGACAGCCATCAAAAAAATAATCATTTTTTCAATATTCCGACCTGTGGGAATGACCCTATTTACGGAATTATGCAAAAATCATTAACGGCAATGCTGACAAAAAATTACTCCAGCATTCCCAACGTTAACCGTGTTGAAGCAGCACCATTAGCAGCAGGATCAAACGATACTGATTTTAGCAAATATGGCATCCCTGGACCATTATTAACACTAGCTGGAAAACAAGTACAGTTAGAACATAAAAATTCAAATAATCAGTCTCTATTCCGCATCGTTACCAATTGCATTGTTCATCAAATTCTCGAACAAAATGGGAAAGCAACTGCTTTAGAAACATCACGGGGTGTGATTAGTCTTGGTAATGCCAAACTCATTTTAGCAATGGGAACGCTGCCACCGACAACATTAATTCATAATTCTTTCCCCAAGGAATCATTTCCTCAGTTAAAAAACGTTGGAGAAAGGTTTACTGCTCATTTTATTAGTTCTATTGTGGCACGGATACCACGTAAATGTTATCCCTTTAATGATCGATTAGGGCAGTTAGAAATGGGGGCAATTTATATTGCTGGTAACGATCCCAAAAACCAAGGACAATTTCATATTCAACTGTCAATTTTATCTGATAAATATCCCGTTAAAAATGCCCAATTAGCTGCTCGGTATATGCCTGATGTTGTTGCTACAGCTTCTCCTCAACAATTAGCAACTTCCGAAGATTACTTGGTATTTGTTTGTGCCGTTTTGGGTGAAATAGATTACAAAAATAGCAATAACTGGTTTCGTAAAAATTCTGGAGCAGATTTAACTTGCAATTCCAATTTGCAAGTTTTAGCTAATGAAAATGATTACCAAGTCTGGGATACTATGGATGAGGCAACTTTTGCGATGTTAGAGAAAGCATTGCTGCCTGAAAATTCTGGCTACTCAGTTGAATATTGGCATAATGATCAAGATCAAGGAACATGGCAAGCTAAACGACCATCTCCAGGTCAAATTCGTGTGGATGGGTTAGTACATGAAGGATCAACTTTGTGGATCGGTAATGATCATGACTCGGATGGACCATCACCAGTAGATATTAACTATAAATTGCGTGGCATCGAAAATGTGTATGTAACAGGTGGATGTCTCTGGACACGAAGTGGTTCATGGAATCCAACGGCTGCAATGGTAGC from Okeanomitos corallinicola TIOX110 includes the following:
- a CDS encoding type II toxin-antitoxin system RelE/ParE family toxin produces the protein MNYLVEYEPEALADLEKLTKSVCQRIFNKINWLAENFDQITPQPLTADLSGFFKLRVGDYRVIYEFDAEKRIIFIDRIGHRREIYN
- a CDS encoding PIN domain-containing protein; amino-acid sequence: MMRRCVLLDTGPLVAVINRRDQFHGWVTSQWDNIEPPLLTCEAVISEACFLLRNVYGGQDAVISLVKNGVIKVPFNLDDEALIIGELLKIYQSVPMSLADACLVRMSELYNDSFLLTFDSDFLIYRRNKNQVIPAIMPQ
- a CDS encoding PIN domain-containing protein, which encodes MKRVLFDSDVLLDILAQRQPFVIASAQALNTVMKRQVQGFVSGHAVTNIFYILRRQIGSEAARKLIENLLQHIQIASVTDEVIHQALQSPIKDFEDAVTSAAAMAAGLEIIVTRNRSDFVESLIPAMLPEELLKML
- a CDS encoding papain fold toxin domain-containing protein — protein: MKSKNDIEIVFDNIHHKGITRLNWIQNLYSPILDAGLEFQITETYF
- a CDS encoding DUF2281 domain-containing protein is translated as MTVEEIIIDKVKILPPDKQQEALDFVEFLLAKMQKQGLSNQTKKSGISALAMAQEYVGCVEAADDLSTNKDYMDGYGA
- a CDS encoding GMC oxidoreductase, which produces MTFSASSNFNHGYPTPGPQSPSGQKVMDHVFFVSETEWKKVREEMQFDYIIIGSGFCAYAFAERILKHDPHKNILIIERGGFFLPEHFQNLPLPYQKTLGGLSETFPWTLSEKTHNAKYIRWQHGIVPFFGGRSTLWSAWCPQPSDAEMAGWPDITKQAVHKNFDSAKKLLNVVSANEIDSHQKNNHFFNIPTCGNDPIYGIMQKSLTAMLTKNYSSIPNVNRVEAAPLAAGSNDTDFSKYGIPGPLLTLAGKQVQLEHKNSNNQSLFRIVTNCIVHQILEQNGKATALETSRGVISLGNAKLILAMGTLPPTTLIHNSFPKESFPQLKNVGERFTAHFISSIVARIPRKCYPFNDRLGQLEMGAIYIAGNDPKNQGQFHIQLSILSDKYPVKNAQLAARYMPDVVATASPQQLATSEDYLVFVCAVLGEIDYKNSNNWFRKNSGADLTCNSNLQVLANENDYQVWDTMDEATFAMLEKALLPENSGYSVEYWHNDQDQGTWQAKRPSPGQIRVDGLVHEGSTLWIGNDHDSDGPSPVDINYKLRGIENVYVTGGCLWTRSGSWNPTAAMVALTQDLADKLSFN